A single genomic interval of Hevea brasiliensis isolate MT/VB/25A 57/8 chromosome 4, ASM3005281v1, whole genome shotgun sequence harbors:
- the LOC110642421 gene encoding BTB/POZ domain and ankyrin repeat-containing protein NPR1 produces MDNRIGFSDSNEISNGSCTSCIETLSTPKPPNPEISALRQLSKSLESIFESPDFDYFADAKITISASNREVPVHRCILSARSSFFKAMFSGSAAKEKDAKFELKQLAKDYDVGFDSLVAVLAYLYSGKVRPLPDGVCVCADEDCSHVACRVAVDFMLEVLYASFTFQVPELVALYQRHLLDILDIVAIDDILVVLSVANMCDKACERLFARCIKIIVESDVDIVTLDKALPQHIVKQITDSRLEYGLETPESPGYADKHKKRIHRALDSDDVELVRMLLNEAHTNLDDAHALHYAVAYCDAKTATELLNLGIADVNLRNSRGYTVLHVAAMRKEPKIIVSLLTKGARPSDLTSDGRKALQISKRLTRASDYHSSTEEGKASPKEQLCIEILEQAERRDPLLGEAISLVVAGDDLRMKLLYLENRVGLAKLLFPVEAKVMMDIAQVDGTNEFPLNDIMAKNLAGAQRTTGGFNEAPFRMQEEHLNRTRALSRTVELGKQFFPRCSEVLNRIMDADDLSQLANLGNDTPEERLQKRKRYMELQVVLGKAFTEDKQEFDRSTISSSSSKSIGAVRSNCKLLGRGGKT; encoded by the exons ATGGATAATAGGATTGGTTTCTCTGATTCTAACGAGATCAGCAATGGAAGCTGCACGAGCTGCATAGAAACCCTTTCCACACCTAAGCCTCCAAATCCAGAAATCTCAGCTCTGCGACAGCTCTCCAAAAGCCTCGAATCCATCTTCGAGTCCCCAGATTTTGACTATTTCGCAGACGCCAAAATCACAATCTCGGCCTCTAACCGGGAGGTTCCAGTCCACCGATGCATTCTGTCGGCGAGAAGTTCTTTCTTCAAGGCGATGTTTTCGGGTTCTGCAGCCAAAGAGAAAGATGCGAAGTTCGAATTGAAGCAGTTGGCCAAGGACTATGATGTTGGGTTTGATTCACTTGTGGCAGTTTTGGCCTATTTATATAGTGGAAAAGTGAGGCCTTTGCCTGACGGCGTTTGTGTTTGTGCGGATGAAGATTGCTCCCATGTCGCTTGCAGGGTTGCTGTGGATTTTATGCTTGAGGTGTTATATGCGTCTTTTACTTTTCAGGTGCCTGAATTGGTGGCTCTCTATCAG AGGCACCTTCTAGACATTCTTGACATAGTTGCAATTGATGACATCTTGGTGGTTCTATCCGTTGCAAATATGTGTGATAAAGCCTGTGAGAGATTGTTTGCAAGATGCATCAAGATCATTGTAGAATCTGATGTTGATATTGTAACTCTTGACAAGGCCTTACCCCAACACATTGTAAAGCAAATAACAGATTCTCGCTTAGAGTATGGTCTGGAGACACCCGAGAGCCCAGGTTATGCTGATAAACACAAAAAGAGAATACACCGAGCTTTGGACTCAGATGATGTAGAATTAGTTAGAATGCTACTAAATGAGGCGCATACCAATTTAGATGATGCCCATGCACTCCATTATGCTGTTGCATACTGTGACGCAAAGACTGCCACAGAGCTTCTTAATCTTGGAATTGCTGATGTTAACCTTAGAAATTCAAGAGGCTACACTGTACTGCATGTTGCTGCAATGCGTAAAGAGCCTAAGATTATTGTATCTCTCTTGACTAAGGGAGCTCGTCCATCAGATCTTACTTCAGATGgtagaaaagcacttcaaatatcaAAGAGACTTACAAGGGCTTCAGATTACCATAGCTCTACTGAGGAAGGAAAAGCTTCTCCCAAGGAGCAATTATGCATAGAGATATTGGAACAAGCAGAAAGAAGAGATCCATTGCTTGGAGAGGCTATTTCTCTTGTTGTAGCTGGTGATGACCTGCGAATGAAATTGTTGTACCTAGAAAATAGAG TTGGACTGGCAAAACTTCTATTTCCTGTGGAAGCAAAAGTTATGATGGATATTGCTCAAGTGGATGGCACTAATGAATTTCCATTAAATGACATCATGGCAAAGAATTTGGCTGGTGCTCAGAGGACAACAGGGGGCTTTAATGAGGCACCTTTTAGAATGCAAGAGGAGCATCTGAATAGGACGAGAGCACTCTCTAGAACTG TGGAACTTGGAAAACAGTTTTTCCCTCGGTGCTCAGAGGTACTAAACAGGATCATGGATGCTGATGACTTATCGCAGCTTGCCAATTTAGGGAATGACACTCCAGAGGAAAGACTCCAAAAGAGAAAAAGATACATGGAACTCCAGGTAGTTCTAGGCAAGGCATTTACTGAGGATAAACAAGAGTTTGACCGGTCTACCATATCATCGTCTTCATCTAAATCAATAGGTGCAGTGAGGTCTAATTGTAAGCTCCTTGGTAGGGGTGGTAAGACGTAA
- the LOC110642417 gene encoding IQ domain-containing protein IQM1, with amino-acid sequence MGLSLSLLYSAWGEIIRRSFFRLTYSFFTFIRRHGGIPFRADSFKKSDTETKTNPVKSNSRKSKNSINLKNCKPDNVMLDRSLSFKDLVQDNGSSGLDRDKSIHKPMPAREPAILLSPRPVCELEAAAVKLQKVYKSYRTRRNLADCAVVVEELWWKALDFAALKRSSVSFFNVEKPETAVSRWARARTRAAKVGKGLSKDEKAQKLALQHWLEAIDPRHRYGHNLHLYYDVWFRSESTQPFFYWLDVGDGKEVNLEKCPRTVLQRQCIKYLGPKEREAYEVIVENGKLVYKESGKLVDTVEGSKWIFVLSTTRALYVGQKKKGSFQHSSFLSGGATTAAGRLVAHNGILEAIWPYSGHYLPTEENFREFISFLRENHVDLTNVKRCAIDDDSPSSVVSEEEQKPESIVGSAPVSQPNDTNKPDMDLSTKETKITEQEIDTSNADAKATVFDWPERLPCKWTTGAGPRIGCVRDYPTELQSRALEQVNLSPRVPPGTFNNYGPIPSPRPSPQVRVSPRLAYMGIPSPRTPIPVN; translated from the exons ATGGGTTTATCGCTTTCGTTACTGTATTCAGCCTGGGGAGAAATCATACGACGCAGCTTCTTTCGTTTAACCTACAGCTTCTTTACTTTCATTCGTAGGCATGGTGGTATCCCTTTTAGAGCAGATAGCTTCAAGAAATCTGATACAGAAACCAAGACCAACCCAGTCAAGTCCAATTCAAGAAAAagcaaaaattctataaacctgaAGAATTGCAAACCCGACAATGTAATGCTTGACAGGAGTTTATCATTCAAGGATCTAGTTCAAGACAATGGCAGCTCGGGTTTAGATAGAGATAAATCAATACATAAGCCAATGCCAGCTCGTGAACCGGCAATTTTGCTTTCGCCGAGGCCGGTTTGTGAGCTCGAAGCTGCTGCAGTTAAACTTCAAAAAGTTTACAAGAGTTACAGGACTAGAAGAAACCTTGCAGATTGTGCAGTTGTTGTTGAGGAGCTCTG GTGGAAGGCTTTAGATTTTGCGGCTCTCAAGCGAAGTTCTGTATCATTCTTTAATGTTGAGAAACCTGAAACTGCTGTTTCGAGGTGGGCAAGGGCAAGGACAAGGGCAGCCAAGGTGGGAAAAGGTTTATCCAAGGACGAAAAGGCTCAAAAATTAGCCCTACAACACTGGCTTGAAGCT ATTGATCCTCGCCATCGATATGGCCACAACTTGCACTTGTATTACGATGTCTGGTTCAGAAGTGAGAGCACCCAACCTTTCTTCTACTG GTTGGATGTTGGAGATGGCAAGGAAGTGAATCTAGAGAAATGTCCAAGAACTGTTCTACAACGACAGTGCATCAAATATCTTGGACCA AAAGAAAGGGAAGCATATGAAGTAATAGTTGAAAATGGAAAGCTTGTTTATAAAGAAAGTGGAAAACTTGTGGATACAGTTGAGGGTTCCAAATGGATATTTGTGCTTAGCACAACAAGGGCTTTGTACGTTGGGCAAAAGAAGAAGGGTTCTTTCCAACACTCAAGTTTCCTTTCTGGTGGTGCCACCACTGCAGCTGGAAGATTGGTTGCCCACAATGGAATTCTTGAG GCAATCTGGCCATACAGCGGTCACTATCTTCCAACAGAAGAAAACTTCAGGGAATTTATTAGTTTCCTTCGGGAAAATCATGTAGATCTCACAAATGTTAAG AGGTGTGCAATTGATGATGACAGTCCTTCAAGTGTTGTATCTGAAGAAGAACAAAAGCCAGAATCAATTGTGGGTTCTGCTCCAGTTTCTCAACCCAACGATACAAATAAACCTGATATGGATTTGTCCACTAAGGAGACTAAAATCACAGAGCAAGAAATTGACACCAGCAATGCCGACGCCAAGGCAACTGTTTTTGATTGGCCTGAACGCTTACCTTGCAAGTGGACAACTGGGGCAGGACCCCGGATTGGGTGTGTCAGAGACTACCCTACAGAGCTGCAATCAAGAGCATTGGAACAGGTCAACCTATCTCCTCGGGTGCCTCCTGGGACTTTCAATAACTATGGTCCAATCCCATCTCCACGCCCCAGTCCACAGGTTAGGGTGTCTCCTAGGCTTGCATACATGGGAATCCCTAGTCCCAGGACGCCAATTCCTGTAAACTAA
- the LOC110642422 gene encoding heat shock factor protein HSF30 has protein sequence MEMPVVHESSRVTCAACGEASLGGLPLSSSPSIKTAEIQKAAAEETLKVATIKAEEEEEGEEDKGAIAIVQSGKCFNGGSGEVEGVSDNRSLSSSFSVDLPKSMEGLHETGPPPFLKKTFEMVEDPETDSTVSWSKNRDSLIVWNAHEFSKHLLPKYFKHCNFSSFVRQLNTYGFRKIDPDRWEFANEGFRGGNKHLLKNIKRRSRYNKQQQGAAGGDDSAKPGLEAELESLKNDQDLLRIEILNLKQQQENSENQLSIVEQRIGVAECKQLQMFIFLAKAAKNRAFIQNLFQKRKQQRELDGSEFKKSKLLSTQIPENLPDAADASQSVNCRHQAQEQLAAMQTELTEMVSNDTEANTISKLIENSISDEFCSPIQDQKANLICGTNDRETVYHLMSEKLLDDNAVSENLVEEDLEVNETKFYLELENLIVKP, from the exons ATGGAAATGCCAGTTGTGCACGAATCCAGTCGCGTCACTTGCGCCGCCTGCGGTGAAGCCAGCCTTGGTGGGCTCCCTCTTTCTTCCTCTCCATCCATTAAGACTGCAGAAATACAAAAGGCGGCGGCGGAGGAGACCCTCAAGGTAGCGACAATCAAAGCAGAGGAGGAAGAGGAGGGGGAAGAGGATAAAGGGGCCATTGCCATAGTCCAGTCTGGTAAATGCTTTAATGGTGGTAGCGGTGAAGTTGAGGGTGTTAGTGACAATCGGTCATTATCTTCGAGTTTTTCAGTGGATTTGCCCAAATCCATGGAGGGTTTACACGAGACGGGTCCGCCACCGTTTTTAAAGAAGACTTTTGAGATGGTGGAGGATCCGGAGACGGATTCCACTGTGTCTTGGAGTAAAAATCGGGATAGTTTAATCGTCTGGAACGCTCATGAGTTTTCCAAACATTTGCTTCCTAAATACTTCAAGCACTGTAATTTTTCCAGCTTCGTTCGCCAGCTCAACACCTAT GGTTTTAGAAAGATTGATCCCGATAGATGGGAGTTTGCAAATGAAGGGTTTCGAGGAGGGAACAAACATTTGCTCAAGAACATCAAGAGAAGAAGTAGGTACAACAAGCAGCAACAAGGAGCAGCAGGCGGTGATGATTCGGCTAAACCTGGTTTGGAAGCCGAACTTGAAAGTTTGAAGAATGATCAGGACTTATTGAGGATCGAAATCCTCAATCTTAAGCAGCAACAAGAGAACTCGGAGAATCAACTGAGTATTGTTGAACAGCGCATTGGAGTTGCAGAGTGCAAGCAGTTGCAGATGTTCATTTTCCTAGCTAAAGCTGCTAAGAACCGTGCctttattcaaaatcttttccagaAGAGAAAGCAACAGAGAGAACTGGATGGGAGTGAATTCAAGAAAAGCAAATTGCTTTCCACTCAAATTCCTGAAAACTTGCCTGATGCAGCAGATGCCAGCCAAAGTGTCAATTGTAGACACCAAGCTCAGGAACAATTGGCCGCAATGCAAACTGAACTTACTGAGATGGTAAGCAATGATACAGAGGCCAACACGATATCAAAACTAATCGAGAATTCTATAAGTGATGAGTTTTGCAGTCCTATTCAGGATCAGAAGGCCAATTTGATATGTGGTACCAATGATCGGGAAACTGTTTATCATCTAATGTCAGAGAAATTACTGGATGACAATGCAGTTTCTGAGAATTTAGTTGAAGAAGACTTGGAAGTGAATGAGACTAAGTTTTACCTTGAATTGGAAAATTTGATTGTAAAGCCTTGA